The DNA sequence TGCCCGGAGCCCGCGCTCTGCCCCGGCCGATGGGACGACGGGTCCTGCGCAGGCTTCGACGTGTCCGCCGCCGCGGACGGTGACGTCGGCTGTGAGGCGCCCTCGTCGCGGGTCCCGGAGCCGTTCTCGCATGCGGTGAGGGCGAGGGCGATGATGGCGGCGCCAGTGGCGGCGAGAAGGCGGGTGCGACGGAAGGTGCGCATGGCTGATTCCTTGTCGGTGCAAAGGACTTGAAGGCAGCCGCTCGACCGGGTGCCGGGAGCGGCGTGCTTGGATGACCTGAGCTTGCCCGGTGATCCGTCCCGGTCGCCACGTCCGTCGGCGATCAGGGAAACCGGAACGGCTGCAATGGATCTGACCTGGAGAAACGTCCATTCCCTGGAACGGGGGAATGGGACACGGGGGATGGAGGAACGGTGTCGGAAGGCACGGCTGCGACCGATTTCGCGGCGTTTCTGCGGCAGTTGAAGGACCGCTCGGGGCTCAGCTACGGGGTCCTCGGCAAACGGCTGCACATGAGCACCTCGACGCTGCACCGGTACTGCAACGGGGATGCCGTCCCCACCGACTACGCGCCCGTGGAGCGGCTGGCTCGCCTGTGCAAGGCCTCGCCGGAGGAACTGGTGGAGCTGCATCGGCGGTGGGTGCTGGCGGATGCCGTGCGGGGGAGGAAGGGGGCGGCAGCGGCGACCACCTCCGATGACGGTACGGCCGTCGGGCCCGACCTCGACCAGGCCGGGTCTGAGCCCACGCCCGCTCCCGAGCCCACGCCGGGTCCGGCCCCCGCCGATGTTGTCGGCCCTCTCCAGCTCCAGCGCAGCCACCCGGCCCGCCCTCGCCGCCGTACCGCGCTCCTCGCCGGTGTCGCGGTGGCCGCCGTTCTCGGTGCCGCCGCACTGGCCATGAATCTGCCGTCGGACGGGAGCCAGGGCGACGACCGGGGGAGCAGCGTCGGTGCCGCCGCCTCGAAGGACGTCACCGCCCCGCCCACCAAGGCCTCGCCGCAGTCGTCGCCGTCCGACTCGCGGAGCGCCAAGCCGGGCGGGACGAACTCCCCGTCCGCCTCCGCGACCCCGACGAAGAACGCGCCCGACGGCGGCGCAGGCGCCGGCGCCAAGACGGACGCCGAGCCACCGCTGACCGTGAACGTCCGCCCGTACAGCTGGGAACACCCCTGCTACCAGCACTACTTGATCGACCGGCCCCCGACGGATATCGGCCCGCCCCCGGTCGAGCAGGACGCGCCGGCCTGGATCGGGGCGAACAAGGCGGTGACGGCCGGGGAACAACTGGTGACGCTGACCGTCCAGGGCACCGGCAAGGAGACGGTCGTGATCGACGGCCTTGACGTTCGCGTGGTCCGCAAGGACACGCCACTGGCCTGGAACGACTACGTGATGGGCGTCGGGTGCGGCGGCAACGTGCCGACACGTCCCTTCACCGTCGCCCTCGACGCCGCGCGTCCGGTCGTCGTGGCCGGGGCCGGACAGCGCGACTTCTCCTTCAAGGTGAGCGAGTCGGACCCGGAGGTCTTCAAGATCACCGCCGATGCCTCGGCGTACGACGTGACCTGGTACCTGGAGCTGACCTGGTCCAGCGGTGGCCGGAAGGGCACGCTGGTCGTCGACGACAACGGCAGGCCGTTCCGGACTAGCGGCAACAACGGGCGACCGGCGTACGAATTCCCACTTGGAGGCGAGAAGTGGCTGAAGTCGGCGGAGGGATAGGGGGAACCGCGCAGTGTCGCGGCGGTTTGAAGCAGGGTTCGCGGTGATCGGCGACGTCTGGTTCGGCGCCTGGATCCCGAATTCCGCCGGGTCAACCTG is a window from the Streptomyces sp. NBC_00299 genome containing:
- a CDS encoding helix-turn-helix domain-containing protein, with product MSEGTAATDFAAFLRQLKDRSGLSYGVLGKRLHMSTSTLHRYCNGDAVPTDYAPVERLARLCKASPEELVELHRRWVLADAVRGRKGAAAATTSDDGTAVGPDLDQAGSEPTPAPEPTPGPAPADVVGPLQLQRSHPARPRRRTALLAGVAVAAVLGAAALAMNLPSDGSQGDDRGSSVGAAASKDVTAPPTKASPQSSPSDSRSAKPGGTNSPSASATPTKNAPDGGAGAGAKTDAEPPLTVNVRPYSWEHPCYQHYLIDRPPTDIGPPPVEQDAPAWIGANKAVTAGEQLVTLTVQGTGKETVVIDGLDVRVVRKDTPLAWNDYVMGVGCGGNVPTRPFTVALDAARPVVVAGAGQRDFSFKVSESDPEVFKITADASAYDVTWYLELTWSSGGRKGTLVVDDNGRPFRTSGNNGRPAYEFPLGGEKWLKSAEG